ACAGGCTACTTATAGAAGGAAACGCCGTGGCTGAATTTGCGTCGGCAGCTGAGGCCAAAGGATACAGCTCGCTTGCGGAAAAACTTTTCGACTTTCCCTTTGTGTCAGGCGTGTTCATCATGAGCAACTTCGTTACCATTACCAAAACCGAGCAAGTGGAATGGGACCTCATTGTATATGAGCTTCGCGAGTTTGTGCGCGACTTCCTCATGAACAATGAAAAAGCGGTTGAAAAACTCCCGGAAATTCGAAAAACCGAAGTGGTTTCAGAAGACCCCAAAGTAAACAGCGAGCCCGTTGTGCCCT
The window above is part of the Cryomorphaceae bacterium genome. Proteins encoded here:
- a CDS encoding NifU family protein, producing the protein RLLIEGNAVAEFASAAEAKGYSSLAEKLFDFPFVSGVFIMSNFVTITKTEQVEWDLIVYELREFVRDFLMNNEKAVEKLPEIRKTEVVSEDPKVNSEPVVPSEFDDQIRQILEEYVRPAVENDGGLIDFKSFKDGIVTVTLRGSCSGCPSSLSTLKGGIETMLTQMIPEVKTVVAEEL